The following are from one region of the Chloracidobacterium sp. genome:
- a CDS encoding GNAT family N-acetyltransferase: MDVISGSDVIIKQAATAEEFETVGSLFREYEKWLGLDLCFQGFEDELRNLPGRYAPPRGRLYIALVDNQPVGCIAMRELTGDICEMKRLFLRETARGHGIGNTLIKLLIADARAIGYERMRLDTYPPKMGKAVSLYKAHGFRPIDAYYENPYSGVLFMELAL; encoded by the coding sequence ATGGATGTGATCTCAGGTTCAGATGTGATCATCAAACAGGCGGCGACCGCCGAAGAGTTTGAGACTGTCGGGTCCCTGTTTCGAGAATACGAGAAGTGGCTCGGGCTAGATCTGTGTTTTCAAGGATTCGAAGACGAATTACGCAACCTTCCGGGGAGATATGCCCCGCCGCGTGGCCGCTTGTATATTGCATTGGTCGACAATCAACCCGTCGGGTGCATTGCAATGCGAGAACTCACCGGCGATATTTGCGAGATGAAGCGGCTTTTTCTTCGGGAGACCGCTCGGGGACACGGTATCGGAAATACGCTCATCAAGCTTCTCATCGCTGATGCACGCGCGATCGGATACGAAAGGATGCGTCTCGACACATATCCCCCAAAAATGGGAAAAGCCGTCAGCTTATACAAAGCTCACGGCTTTCGCCCGATCGACGCCTATTATGAGAATCCTTACTCAGGGGTTTTATTCATGGAATTGGCCCTTTGA
- the topA gene encoding type I DNA topoisomerase, with amino-acid sequence MGKSLVIVESPAKARTINKYLGQDYTVLASIGHIKDLPMKDLGVDVDNNFETTYEVIPDTKKRNNKKIVTDLKKAAKASDAIFLAADPDREGEAICQHLAEEIVPKKNERPVFRVMFNEITRNAIKDAFKEPKQINKNLVDAQQARRVLDRLVGYKVSPILWKTIGGKLSAGRVQTVAVRLVVEREREIEAFRKTEYWTIVANLAAALPPNFDAKLNRIEDRSVKTGKFDEDVKPNEVHIKDEKHSAEIVAEAEKQQFVVESVVTKERKRNATPPFITSKLQQEAARKLGFSVKKTMATAQRLYEGIDLGLEGLVGLITYMRTDSTRVSEAAISNVRNYIGSEYGEKYLPAKPNAYRSKKDAQDAHEAIRPTDAGRTPESLSALLGADELKLYRLIWQRFVASQMMPAIFDQTTIDINAGRFTFRATGSVQKFDGFLKVYQEGRDDTPADGEDDDEERNLPLVRKGETLKLDSISPEQHFTEPPPRYSEATLVKALEEQGIGRPSTYAAIMTTIQDREYVEKVEGRFHPTPLGTTVNDLLIASFDDIFNTEYTARMEVALDEIEDGKLDWRNALRGFYDKFSKDLETAIETIKNKKMTSIPTDEICEKCGAGMVIKFGRFGQFLACSNYPECKNTREVGSKKAASAEGENGSSESEEIPVCELCGKEMALKKGRFGTFYGCTGYPECKNIRKIAKGDTKPAAPPVPLDEMCPKDGVNLVRRQGRFGEFVSCSNYPKCDYVKRETVGIPCPKCGGDIAVKKSKRGKVFYGCTNYPKCDEVYWDKPVAEPCPKCAAPHLLQKTTKKDGTFRYCKNEECDYKMAVGNSENTSVSETETAVPVG; translated from the coding sequence ATGGGCAAAAGTTTAGTAATCGTCGAATCGCCGGCAAAAGCGAGAACAATAAATAAGTATCTTGGCCAGGACTACACCGTTCTTGCGTCGATAGGGCATATTAAGGACCTTCCGATGAAAGACCTTGGGGTGGACGTCGACAACAACTTCGAGACGACGTACGAGGTCATACCTGATACCAAGAAACGCAATAATAAAAAGATAGTCACCGATCTTAAGAAAGCCGCTAAAGCGAGCGACGCGATCTTCCTTGCGGCGGACCCTGATCGCGAAGGCGAGGCGATCTGTCAGCATTTGGCCGAGGAGATCGTCCCGAAGAAGAACGAACGTCCGGTTTTTCGGGTGATGTTCAACGAAATAACGCGGAACGCTATCAAGGATGCGTTCAAAGAACCGAAGCAGATAAATAAAAATCTGGTCGATGCTCAACAGGCTCGACGCGTGCTCGATCGTCTCGTCGGTTATAAGGTCTCACCGATACTTTGGAAGACAATAGGCGGTAAGCTTTCGGCCGGCCGCGTGCAGACCGTTGCCGTCAGACTTGTTGTTGAACGCGAGCGTGAGATCGAAGCTTTTCGTAAGACGGAATATTGGACCATCGTTGCGAATCTTGCTGCCGCTCTTCCGCCGAATTTTGATGCGAAGCTGAACCGGATCGAGGACAGATCGGTAAAGACCGGGAAATTTGACGAAGATGTTAAGCCGAACGAAGTCCACATCAAGGACGAAAAGCACTCGGCCGAGATCGTCGCTGAAGCTGAAAAACAGCAATTTGTCGTCGAATCGGTCGTGACAAAGGAGCGTAAACGAAACGCGACACCTCCGTTCATTACATCCAAACTGCAGCAAGAAGCGGCTCGTAAACTCGGTTTTTCGGTCAAGAAGACGATGGCGACGGCACAGCGTCTTTACGAGGGTATAGACCTTGGCCTCGAAGGGCTTGTCGGACTTATTACGTACATGCGAACCGATTCGACACGTGTTTCGGAAGCTGCGATCTCGAATGTCCGCAACTACATTGGCTCGGAATACGGAGAGAAATATCTTCCGGCAAAACCCAATGCCTATCGTTCTAAAAAAGATGCACAGGACGCTCACGAAGCGATAAGGCCAACGGACGCGGGCCGAACTCCTGAGAGTCTGAGCGCATTGCTCGGTGCAGACGAACTGAAACTTTATCGTCTGATATGGCAGAGATTCGTTGCTTCACAAATGATGCCGGCGATCTTCGATCAAACGACGATCGATATAAATGCGGGACGATTTACGTTCAGGGCGACAGGTTCGGTTCAAAAGTTCGACGGATTTCTTAAGGTCTATCAAGAGGGCCGCGACGACACACCTGCCGACGGCGAAGACGACGACGAGGAGCGAAACCTTCCGCTCGTACGAAAGGGTGAAACGCTCAAACTCGATTCGATTTCGCCGGAGCAGCATTTTACCGAACCGCCGCCGCGATATTCTGAGGCCACGCTTGTTAAGGCACTAGAAGAACAAGGCATTGGCCGGCCGTCGACCTATGCGGCGATCATGACAACGATCCAGGATCGAGAATATGTCGAAAAGGTCGAAGGCAGGTTTCACCCGACTCCGCTCGGGACGACCGTAAACGACCTGTTGATCGCCAGTTTTGATGACATTTTCAATACCGAGTATACGGCTCGGATGGAAGTTGCGTTGGACGAGATCGAGGACGGAAAACTCGATTGGCGAAACGCCTTGCGCGGATTCTACGATAAGTTCTCAAAGGATCTTGAAACCGCAATCGAGACCATCAAGAACAAAAAGATGACGTCGATCCCGACCGACGAGATCTGTGAAAAGTGCGGTGCGGGAATGGTGATCAAGTTTGGACGATTCGGGCAATTCCTTGCGTGTTCAAACTATCCTGAGTGCAAGAACACAAGAGAGGTCGGAAGCAAGAAGGCGGCCTCGGCCGAAGGCGAAAACGGTTCGTCCGAATCCGAAGAGATCCCGGTTTGCGAACTCTGCGGAAAAGAAATGGCTCTGAAAAAAGGCCGTTTTGGTACGTTTTACGGGTGTACGGGATATCCTGAATGCAAGAACATCCGGAAGATCGCCAAAGGCGACACAAAGCCGGCCGCACCGCCGGTGCCGCTCGACGAGATGTGTCCGAAGGACGGCGTGAATCTGGTTCGAAGGCAGGGCCGGTTCGGCGAGTTCGTTTCGTGTTCGAACTATCCGAAATGCGATTACGTAAAGCGTGAAACGGTCGGGATCCCGTGTCCGAAATGCGGCGGTGATATCGCGGTAAAGAAATCAAAACGCGGAAAGGTATTCTATGGCTGCACGAATTACCCGAAATGCGATGAGGTCTACTGGGACAAACCGGTTGCCGAGCCGTGTCCGAAATGTGCGGCCCCGCATTTACTGCAGAAAACCACCAAGAAAGACGGCACGTTTCGCTATTGCAAAAACGAAGAATGTGATTATAAAATGGCTGTCGGCAATTCCGAAAACACGTCTGTCAGCGAAACGGAAACCGCAGTTCCGGTCGGATAG
- a CDS encoding DUF839 domain-containing protein: protein MDRRAFLTNLSVISGGLALAGASLLRREAVFAQTGDVLKYRATGFGELVPTAAKNTGETYLSLPKGFEYNVLGKVKTQMSDGRPTPAAHDGQWTFRVKNELRIVRNHEVSGGSVPKEQAGIGSRNHYDETCGGGTTTLVIDPKTNTLIRDFVSLSGTLINCAGGPTPWGSWITCEETTLGPSVRTRASDGRKTGGYPKPHGYCFEVPASANSEVVPVPLKAMGRFTHEAVAVDRRTGIVYLTEDYNPSGFYRFIPKRNKRLAEGGVLQMLAVEGKPEFDTRTGQITGGSLASIWVTIDEPDPAAADIDPSAVYKQGKAKGGAAFARLEGCEIDRSGRVYFTATSGGESKGGQIWMYEPAGKDAGRLTLVFESADQRVLHMPDNICLMPKSELLFICEDSDYAGQNSINHIRVLTPEGKIADFARNISKDFSRSEFCGSTFSPDGKTLFVNLQLAGVTLAIWGDWSRFRA from the coding sequence ATGGACAGACGCGCATTCCTAACGAATCTATCTGTGATATCCGGCGGCCTGGCCTTGGCCGGGGCATCGCTTCTCCGTCGCGAAGCAGTGTTTGCGCAAACAGGCGACGTTCTCAAATACAGAGCGACCGGCTTCGGCGAGCTCGTACCAACTGCCGCAAAGAACACAGGTGAAACATATCTCAGCTTGCCGAAAGGCTTCGAATATAATGTTTTGGGCAAGGTCAAAACACAAATGTCTGACGGGCGGCCGACGCCGGCGGCTCATGACGGACAATGGACGTTTCGGGTAAAGAACGAACTCCGGATCGTGAGAAATCACGAGGTTTCAGGCGGTAGTGTTCCAAAAGAGCAGGCCGGCATAGGGAGTCGAAACCACTACGACGAGACCTGCGGAGGCGGCACCACAACATTGGTGATCGATCCGAAAACGAACACACTTATTCGTGATTTCGTCAGCCTTTCCGGCACCTTGATAAATTGTGCCGGCGGCCCGACTCCGTGGGGGAGTTGGATCACGTGCGAAGAGACGACACTTGGCCCGAGCGTGCGAACGCGGGCCTCAGACGGCCGCAAAACGGGCGGCTATCCAAAGCCGCACGGGTATTGTTTTGAGGTGCCGGCATCGGCCAATAGCGAGGTTGTTCCGGTTCCATTGAAAGCAATGGGCAGATTTACCCACGAAGCGGTCGCTGTCGACCGCCGAACAGGCATCGTTTACCTAACGGAAGATTACAATCCATCAGGTTTCTACCGATTTATTCCTAAACGAAATAAACGCCTGGCCGAAGGCGGTGTCCTTCAAATGCTTGCGGTTGAGGGTAAACCCGAATTTGACACAAGGACAGGCCAGATCACAGGCGGTTCGTTGGCTTCAATCTGGGTTACCATCGACGAACCGGATCCGGCTGCGGCCGATATCGACCCGTCGGCCGTATACAAACAAGGCAAGGCAAAAGGCGGTGCCGCATTCGCGCGGCTGGAAGGCTGCGAGATCGATCGCAGTGGCCGAGTTTATTTTACCGCAACCAGCGGGGGCGAAAGCAAAGGCGGCCAGATCTGGATGTACGAACCGGCCGGAAAGGACGCCGGACGGTTAACACTTGTTTTCGAATCGGCCGACCAACGTGTCCTTCATATGCCTGACAATATTTGCTTGATGCCGAAAAGCGAACTCCTTTTCATTTGCGAAGACAGCGATTACGCGGGTCAAAATTCGATCAATCACATTCGGGTGCTTACGCCTGAAGGCAAGATCGCCGATTTCGCACGCAACATCAGCAAAGATTTCAGCCGCAGCGAATTCTGCGGATCGACATTTTCGCCTGACGGTAAGACGCTTTTCGTCAATCTCCAACTCGCAGGTGTCACGCTCGCGATCTGGGGCGACTGGTCAAGATTCAGGGCCTGA
- a CDS encoding FAD-dependent oxidoreductase, with protein sequence MTNRRDFLKILGLTTAGIAVGSQPIHGQTRRRKTCVIIGSGLAGLAAAFKLQNSGWEVTILEARNRVGGRVFSHSLPENKELICELGAEWVGESHERIKALCSDFNIPLQKHQFEDHLLQNGKVSRPGTWGVSDQARSAFEKMIAGYEKLTALQKNKLDRTDWWRHLADIGFSRDDLILRDLADSTDFGESIRHVSAFAALAEYAESSPKNEMDYKMTGGNSRLVQEFAKRIGTANIRTGIKVTEITQRAGIVTVRAGEETFRADACICTVPVPSLRKIKFDPPLPSAQRDAAQKLTYARIIKNSVLYDNRFWKDENFSMVSDTTSHYYFHSTQNQPGKQGILTAYAIGDKADVLASQDDIRRTQIVTRDLIDFSWAAPNLARGIASYAWQRDEYTEGAYALYRPGQWFGIRPILARPHLKVLFAGEHIADWQGFMEGAIETGEAAAAILTK encoded by the coding sequence ATGACGAACCGCCGTGACTTTCTAAAGATCCTTGGATTAACGACCGCCGGTATTGCGGTCGGTTCGCAGCCGATTCATGGACAAACGCGACGCCGAAAAACGTGCGTTATCATCGGTTCTGGTCTTGCCGGTCTTGCCGCTGCCTTTAAGCTCCAGAATTCCGGTTGGGAGGTGACAATACTCGAGGCCCGCAACCGAGTTGGCGGCCGGGTCTTTTCGCATTCCCTTCCGGAGAACAAGGAACTGATATGCGAGCTTGGTGCCGAATGGGTCGGCGAAAGCCACGAACGCATCAAGGCTCTCTGTTCCGATTTCAACATACCGCTTCAGAAGCATCAGTTCGAAGACCATCTGCTTCAGAACGGAAAGGTCTCGCGGCCCGGCACGTGGGGCGTCTCAGATCAGGCACGATCAGCTTTCGAAAAGATGATCGCAGGCTATGAAAAACTGACTGCTCTCCAGAAGAACAAACTTGACCGTACCGATTGGTGGCGTCATCTCGCCGACATCGGTTTCAGCAGAGACGATCTTATACTTCGCGACCTGGCCGACAGCACAGATTTTGGCGAATCGATCCGCCACGTTTCTGCATTCGCGGCCCTTGCCGAGTACGCAGAATCCAGCCCCAAGAACGAGATGGACTATAAGATGACGGGTGGAAATTCGCGGCTAGTTCAAGAGTTCGCCAAACGGATCGGTACTGCGAATATCAGAACCGGCATCAAAGTGACCGAGATAACCCAGCGTGCCGGCATCGTCACCGTAAGGGCAGGTGAAGAGACGTTTCGTGCTGACGCATGCATTTGCACCGTACCAGTTCCGAGCCTGCGAAAGATAAAGTTTGACCCTCCGCTTCCTTCAGCTCAGCGCGATGCGGCTCAAAAACTTACGTACGCCCGGATCATCAAGAATTCGGTTCTTTACGATAACCGTTTCTGGAAGGATGAGAACTTCTCGATGGTCTCAGATACGACCTCGCATTACTACTTTCACTCGACCCAAAACCAGCCGGGAAAACAAGGCATTCTTACTGCGTATGCCATCGGCGATAAAGCCGACGTACTGGCATCGCAGGACGACATACGCCGAACTCAGATCGTTACGCGCGACCTTATCGATTTCAGTTGGGCGGCACCCAATCTTGCACGCGGGATAGCCTCTTACGCTTGGCAACGCGACGAATACACCGAAGGTGCCTATGCCCTCTATCGGCCTGGTCAATGGTTCGGGATCAGGCCGATCCTCGCCCGCCCACACCTTAAGGTCCTTTTCGCCGGCGAACACATCGCCGATTGGCAGGGCTTCATGGAAGGCGCGATCGAAACCGGCGAAGCCGCCGCCGCAATACTCACAAAGTAG
- a CDS encoding antibiotic biosynthesis monooxygenase translates to MSSLRVVAHLISNSDRIDETREVLLGLIGPTCAEDGCIRYELHQNTADPADFTFIEEWTDDASLDAHLNSPHLIAARARLEHLLAGPADIRRYRLID, encoded by the coding sequence ATGTCGAGTTTACGAGTGGTCGCACATCTGATATCAAATTCCGACCGCATTGATGAAACGCGCGAGGTCTTGCTTGGGCTGATCGGACCGACGTGCGCAGAAGATGGATGTATCCGATACGAACTTCATCAGAATACTGCCGATCCGGCGGATTTTACGTTTATTGAGGAATGGACCGATGATGCCTCGCTCGATGCACATCTTAACTCTCCTCACCTCATTGCAGCGCGTGCTAGACTTGAACATCTACTTGCCGGTCCGGCAGATATTCGGCGCTATCGACTAATAGACTAA
- a CDS encoding M20/M25/M40 family metallo-hydrolase, whose translation MLRRRFIGAFLAYAILLPTAGFAQQAVGIGSTPTARVYTAPKEVIDKIKDEGMNRSQVMQTLSYLTDVIGGRLTNSPNMKKANEWTRDTMAKWGMQNAKLEAWGPFGRGWSLKSFSAQVVEPQTIAVIAYPKAWSTSTKGAITSDVVYFNPQNEAEMEKFRGKLSGKIVLISDMREVKADFGGMGTRRSDEELQKMAEAQPQAARPAGPQNQGGNAAQRQAMLFGIKRWNFLLSEGAAVVVDSSSKGSGGTLFVGGATAVQDLPTGDAPIGPRSGLRVYDKASESRIIPQMTMTIEDYNRLVRMINHGVTPKMRVDIQTQYHDEDLMGYNTVAEIPGTDPALKDEIVMLGGHLDSWHSAGGATDNAAGSAVAMEAARILIASGLKPRRTIRVALWSGEEQGLNGSREYVKQQFGEMRGAPAFGPPAPNAPRPELVKTANYDKLSAYYNLDNGTGRIRGVYLQGNAAVKPIFEAWLEPFHDMNAKWLTIQNTGGTDHLSFDRIGLPGFQFIQDEIEYSTRTHHSNQDNYDRIQADDMKQAATIMAAFVYQTAMMDEKIPRKSMQ comes from the coding sequence ATGTTACGACGCAGGTTTATTGGCGCTTTCTTAGCATACGCGATCCTTTTACCAACAGCAGGTTTTGCTCAGCAAGCCGTAGGTATCGGCTCAACTCCGACCGCCCGTGTTTACACAGCCCCTAAAGAAGTGATCGACAAGATCAAAGACGAAGGGATGAACCGTTCTCAGGTAATGCAGACCTTAAGTTATTTGACGGATGTGATCGGAGGCCGTTTGACCAACTCGCCGAATATGAAGAAGGCGAATGAATGGACTCGAGACACGATGGCGAAATGGGGCATGCAGAATGCCAAACTCGAAGCTTGGGGACCCTTTGGCCGCGGTTGGTCTCTAAAGAGCTTTAGTGCCCAGGTCGTCGAGCCCCAAACGATTGCCGTGATCGCATATCCGAAAGCATGGTCCACCTCGACAAAAGGTGCCATCACTTCGGATGTGGTCTATTTCAATCCGCAGAATGAAGCTGAAATGGAAAAGTTCCGCGGCAAGCTTTCGGGCAAGATCGTATTGATCTCGGACATGCGCGAGGTCAAGGCCGACTTTGGCGGAATGGGAACACGCCGTTCAGACGAAGAATTACAGAAAATGGCTGAGGCGCAGCCGCAGGCAGCGCGCCCTGCCGGTCCGCAAAATCAGGGCGGCAATGCGGCACAGCGACAAGCGATGCTTTTCGGCATCAAGAGATGGAATTTTCTTTTGAGCGAAGGTGCGGCCGTTGTTGTCGACAGCAGCTCAAAAGGCAGCGGTGGGACATTATTCGTTGGCGGCGCGACCGCAGTTCAGGATCTGCCGACGGGTGACGCCCCGATCGGACCGCGGTCGGGCTTGAGGGTTTATGACAAAGCGTCGGAATCGCGGATCATTCCCCAAATGACGATGACCATCGAAGACTACAATCGGCTTGTAAGGATGATCAATCATGGCGTTACGCCGAAAATGCGAGTCGATATTCAAACCCAATATCACGATGAGGACCTAATGGGTTATAACACCGTCGCCGAGATCCCCGGAACCGATCCCGCTCTCAAGGACGAGATCGTCATGCTGGGAGGGCACCTCGATTCGTGGCATTCGGCAGGAGGCGCTACCGACAATGCGGCCGGAAGCGCAGTTGCGATGGAAGCGGCTCGGATCCTTATCGCGTCGGGGCTTAAGCCTCGGCGGACCATCAGGGTCGCACTATGGTCGGGCGAAGAGCAGGGATTGAACGGGTCGCGCGAATATGTGAAACAGCAATTCGGCGAAATGCGCGGCGCACCGGCATTCGGCCCTCCGGCCCCGAATGCTCCGAGGCCCGAACTGGTCAAGACCGCCAATTACGATAAATTGTCCGCCTATTACAATCTCGATAACGGAACCGGCAGGATCCGCGGTGTATATCTGCAGGGAAACGCCGCTGTTAAGCCGATCTTCGAAGCGTGGCTGGAACCGTTTCACGACATGAATGCAAAGTGGTTAACGATACAGAACACCGGGGGAACAGATCACCTTTCGTTTGATCGTATCGGGCTTCCGGGCTTTCAGTTCATTCAGGATGAGATCGAGTACAGCACTCGGACACATCATTCTAACCAGGACAATTACGATCGAATTCAGGCAGACGATATGAAACAGGCCGCGACCATAATGGCTGCTTTCGTTTATCAGACCGCGATGATGGATGAGAAGATCCCGCGAAAGTCTATGCAGTAG
- a CDS encoding CbbQ/NirQ/NorQ/GpvN family protein, translating into MELAVEKYRVADEPFYLPIGKEVELFEAAYAAKLPAMLKGPTGCGKTRFVEYMANRLNRPLITVACHEDLSSTDLVGRFLLEGNETVWHDGPLTSAVRAGAICYLDEVVEARKDTVVIIHPLTDDRRRLPIEKRGTVIEAPPEFMLVVSYNPGYQSILKDLKQSTRQRFVALEFDYPEADAETQIVAKEGGIDEAMAADLVRIGQKVRNLRGHGLEEGVSTRLLIYAAQMIAKGIAPVDAAEVAICSPITDDRELQRSIREIVTTII; encoded by the coding sequence ATGGAATTAGCGGTCGAAAAATATCGGGTAGCAGACGAACCATTCTATCTGCCGATCGGGAAGGAAGTAGAGTTGTTCGAAGCGGCGTATGCCGCCAAACTGCCGGCAATGCTCAAGGGGCCAACGGGCTGCGGCAAAACTAGATTTGTCGAGTACATGGCAAATCGGTTGAACCGGCCGTTGATCACAGTTGCGTGCCACGAAGACCTTTCGTCAACCGATCTAGTCGGCCGGTTCTTGCTCGAAGGTAACGAGACGGTTTGGCATGACGGTCCTTTGACCTCGGCAGTTCGGGCCGGAGCGATCTGTTACCTGGACGAGGTCGTCGAAGCCAGAAAGGACACGGTGGTGATCATCCATCCTCTGACCGACGACCGCCGGCGTCTACCGATCGAGAAGCGCGGTACCGTCATCGAAGCACCGCCTGAATTTATGCTGGTCGTCTCATACAATCCTGGGTATCAATCGATCCTGAAGGACCTTAAGCAATCGACGCGGCAGCGATTCGTTGCTCTTGAGTTCGATTATCCTGAGGCAGACGCCGAAACGCAGATAGTTGCGAAAGAAGGTGGTATCGATGAAGCAATGGCCGCAGATCTTGTTCGTATCGGACAAAAGGTCAGAAACCTGCGCGGACACGGCCTTGAAGAGGGTGTCTCAACGCGCCTGCTTATCTATGCCGCACAGATGATCGCGAAAGGCATCGCGCCGGTCGACGCCGCAGAGGTCGCAATCTGCTCGCCTATTACCGATGACCGCGAACTCCAGAGAAGCATCCGTGAGATCGTCACCACGATAATCTAA